The DNA window GTGAACAGGACCATGAAGATCAGCACCCAGGCCCACTGCGCGACCGCCGGCAGCCACCCGTGCGCGATCTGCGCCGCCGCCGTGGCCTCCACCGCCAGCACCACGACCAGCAGGAACCAGTACAGCCACCCCACGCTGAACCCGGCCCAACGCCCCAGTGCCCGCTCGGCATGCACCGAGAAGGACCCGGACGCGGGCATCGCCGCGGACATCTCGCCGAGCATCCGCATCACCAGCATCGCCAGCGCGCCCGCGATCAGATACGAGACGACGATGCCGGGGCCCGCGACCGCGATGCCGGCGCCCGAGCCCACGAACAGACCGGCGCCGATCACCCCGCCGAGGCCGAGCATGGTCAGGTGGCGCTGCTTGAGCCCGTGGGCGAGGGGCTCGGCCGTGACGTCTTGCATGGTGCTCGCAGCTCTGGAGATGTTCAGGGGGCCAAGTGGCCATTTGGCAAGAACCTACAGTCTGGCCGAGCACGCGCCACTTCCGCAAAACCGCGCTCCAAGCCCCCGACCTCAGTGACGAGCATCACGCCATCACCGGATTACCGTCCGCCCTTTGTGCGAACCCCACCACACCGTCAACCTCCCCTTTGTCGGCGGCTGACGGTGATCGCTCGTTAACCCCTGGGCTACGGTCACATGGTCCATTCCTGCCCCAGCCCTTCCTCCCGCGGAGTCCCGATGAGCACTGTTGCCGCCACCGCCCGCCCCGGAGCGGTCCTCGCCGACCTGCTGCCCTCCACCACCACCGCCGCGCGGGCCTTCGCCCGCGACGCGGCCCTGGTGCTCGGCGGCGCCGCGCTCACCGGCATCGCGGCCCAGATCGCGGTCCCGGTCCCGGGCTCCCCGGTCCCCGTCACCGGCCAGACCTTCGCGGCGCTGCTGGTCGGCACCGCCGTCGGCGCCCGCCGCGGCTTCCTCTCCCTCGCGCTGTACGCCCTGGTCGGCATGGCCGGCGTGCCGTGGTTCGCGGGCGGCACCTCGGGCGCGGGCGGCGCCTCCTTCGGCTACGTACTCGGCATGCTGCTGGCCGCCACCGTGGTCGGCGCACTGGCCCGCCGGGGCGGCGACCGCTCGGTGCTGCGCACCGCGGGCACGATGGTCCTGGGCTCGGCGCTCATCTACGCGATCGGCGTCCCGTACCTCGCCCTCTCGACCGGCATGTCGCTGAGCGCGGCGGTGGCGGTGGGCCTCGTCCCGTTCCTGATCGGCGACGCGCTGAAGGCGGCGCTGGCGATGGGCGCGCTGCCGACGGCGTGGAAGCTCGTCGACCGCGGCTGAGGCCCCCTGGTCATACGGAAGGGCCCGCACCTCGTCCTTGAGGTGCGGGCCCTTCGGTATGTCTGCCTACTTCTCGACAGTCTCGACGGTCTCGACGCCCGCGAGGCCGTTCGCCTCCCGGCCGCGCCGCAGCTTCTCGCGCACGAACGCGATGCCGACCACGACAGCGGCCACCAGCAGCGACAGCAGCACCTGCTCGCGCGCCGCGTCGTCGAACGCCATGTAGACGATCACGAAGGTGATCATCGCGGCGGTCGCCCACGTCAGGTACGGGAAGAGCCACATCTTCACGATCAGGTTCTCCGGCGCCTCGCGCAGGATGATGCCGCGCATGCGCAGCTGCGTGAAGCAGATGACCAGCCAGACGAACAGCGCCACAGCGCCCGAGGAGTTCAGCAGGAACGCGAACACCGTGTCGGGCCACTTGTAGTTGAAGAAGACCGCCACGAAGCCGAAGGCGACCGACGACAGGATCGCCGCCGTGGGTACACCCTGCTTGTTCGTGACCGCGAACGACTTCGGCGCGTCACCGCGCTGCCCCAGCGAGAACGCCATCCGCGAGGCGGTGTAGAGCCCGGAGTTCAGGCACGACAGCACGGCGGTCAGCACGATGACGTTCATGATCTGGCCGGCGTGCGGGATGCCGATCGAGTTCAGAGCGGCGACGTACGAGCCGTCCTTGAGGATCGACTTGTCGTTCCACGGCAGCAGCGTCAGCACGACGAAGATCGAACCGAGGTAGAAGACGCCGATGCGCCAGATCACGCTGTTCGTGGCCTTGGTCACGGCGCGCTGCGGGTCCGAGGACTCGCCGGCGGCCAGCGTGACGATCTCGCTGCCCATGAACGAGAAGACGACCATCAGCACACCGGTCAGGATCGCGCCGGGCCCGTGCGGGAAGAACCCGCCGCTGTCGGTCAGGTGCGCGAACCCGGTGCCCGGGTTGTCGGACCCCGGCAGCACACCGAAGACGGCCAGCAGACCGATGACGACGAAGCCGCCGATCGCCACGACCTTGATCCCGGCGAACCAGAACTCGAACTCACCGTAGGACGAGACGGACACCAGGTTCGTGGCGGTCAGCACGACCATCACGATCAGCGCCCAGCCCCACTGCGGCACGGCGGGTATCCAGCCTTCGAGGATCTTCGCGCCCGCGGTCGCCTCGACCGCCAGCACCACGACCCAGAAGAACCAGTAGAGCCAGCCGATGGAGAACCCGGCCCAGCGCCCGAGCGCGCGGTCCGCGTACGCCGAGAAGGAGCCGGACGTCGGGTTCGCGGCGGCCATCTCGCCGAGCATCCGCATGACGAAGACGACAAGGGCGCCGACGAGTGTGTACGACAGAAGAATCGCCGGACCGGCGGCCGCGATGCCGCCGCTCGATCCCACGAACAGACCGGCGCCGATGACACCGCCAATGGCGATCATGGACAGATGGCGGTTCTTGAGACCGGCCTGGAGACCGTCCGAAGACTGCGGATTCCCTGGCTGTACCGGGTTTCCGCCTGCCTTCGCAAGGGTCGGCTGCGCGCTCATGCACAATCCTTAGCTTCTTGGGGCACTCGGGTTACGAGCCCCCGCATTCAAACTGGAAGTGACGGCAGACGGAAGGCCCGATTCCGGATCGTTGTACGAAATCCGAAGCAAGCACCGATCCGCCCCCGGATCCACACCTCGGCGCGCACCCCGGCCCTCACCCCGGCGACGGCTACCCGGAGCCGCCCGTGCCACACTCGTCCCATGCGCGTGTACCTCGGTTCCGACCATGCCGGATACGAACTCAAGAACCATCTCGTCGAGTGGCTGAAGGCCCACGGGCACGAGCCCGTCGACTGCGGCCCCCACATCTACGACGCCCTGGACGACTACCCGCCGTTCTGCCTGCGTGCCGCGGAGAAGACCGCCGCGGACCCGGAGAGCCTGGGCATCGTGATCGGCGGCTCCGGCAACGGCGAGCAGATCGCCGCGAACAAGGTCAAGGGCGTACGCGCCGCACTGGCCTGGAGCGAGCAGACCGCGGCGCTCGGCCGTGAGCACAACGACGCCAACGTCATCTCCATCGGTGGCCGCATGCACACCCAGGACGAGGCGACGAAGTTCGTGGAGATCTTCCTCGCCACCCCGTACTCGGGCGAGGAGCGCCACCAGCGCCGCATCGACATGCTGGCGGCGTACGAGCAGACCGGCGACCTCCCCCGATTCCGGCCCACCACCCCCAGCAGCCGTAACCCGCAGCCCGAGTCCCGCACCGGGCCCCAGCGCCCGGTGCGGGTCCCAGCTGCTCCCGAGCCCCACCGGCCCGGGGGACAGGCACCGCCTCCCGCACCCGTCACACCGGCAGCGGGACGACCGGGCCGGCCCGGCAGTACCCGAGTGTTTCGAACGCCCGAGGAGACGCCCGGCGCGCCCCCGGCAGCCCGAACCCGCCGCGGTACCGACCCCGCAGGACCCGCAGGAGACCGCAGCCATGCCCGAGGGGCACACCATCCACCGCCTGGCGGACGACCACCGCGCCCGCTTCCTGGGCACGCCGGTACGCGTCACCAGTCCCCAGGGCAAGTTCGCGGACAGCGCCGCCCTCCTGGACGGCGCCGGGCTGAACGCCGCCGACGCACACGGCAAGCACCTCTTCCTCGGCTTCGAGGACACCGGCTGGGTCCACATCCACCTCGGCCTCTTCGGCAAGCTCGGCTTCGGCGCGGCCCCCGCTCCACCCCCCACCGACACGGTCCGCCTGCGCCTGGTCAACGCCGACCACTACGCCGACCTGCGCGGTCCCACCACCTGCGCCCTGATCACCGACGGTGAGAAGCAGGCGATACACGACCGCCTCGGCCCGGACCCCCTGCGCCCCGATGCTGCGCCCGACAAGGCATGGCAGCGCGTCTCCCGCAGCCGCACCACCATCGCCGCGCTGCTCATGGACCAGAAGGTCGTCGCGGGCGTCGGCAACGTCTACCGCGCCGAAGTCCTCTTCCGGCACGGCATCGACCCGTACCGCGCGGGCAGGGACCTCACCCGCCGCGAGTGGGACGCGATCTGGGAGGACCTTGCCGTCCTCATGCGCGAGGGCGTACGGAACAACCGCATCGACACGGTCCGCCCCGCACACATGCCCGAAGCGATGGGCCGCCCGCCCCGGGTCGACGACCACGGCGGCGAGGTCTACGTCTACCGCAGGGCGAACCTTCCCTGCCACATCTGTGGCGGCGAGATCCGCACCGCCGGTCTCGCCGCCCGCAACCTCTTCTGGTGCCCGGGCTGCCAGGGCTGACCAAAACCGACCAACCGGAAACCGACCAAGCCGGCACGGCCGGAACCTGCGTTGCCGGAACGTACGCGCCGGAACCTGCGTTGCCGGAACCTGCGTTGCCGGAACCGGTCAGAACCCGTGCGGAAGCCAGGGCGCGACCCCCGCGCCGAACGCCTGCGACGCCTCGGCGAGCGCCCCCGGCCGCAGCTCACGCACCCGCCCCGCCGCCGCCAGCGAGGCCAGGCTGACGCCGCCGAGGTACGCCGCCCCCAGCTCCCGTACGGACAGCGCCAGATCCGCCGCCTCGTCCGTACGCTTGCACGACGCACCGCCCTTCGCGTCTCCGGTCAGCCGCCAACGCCCCTCGTTCCAGGGGCAGAAGGCGTCGGCCACCTCGAAGACGACGTCCACCGGGGCCTGGTACGCGCGCGCCTCCAGCGCCGCCCCCAGCCCCACCAGCCGCACATAGAGCGAGTCCCGCACCCGTACGTCGCACCGCCGGATGTCCGAGACAAGGTGCTGCCAGGCGTCGTCCACGGGCCGGTTGCGGACCCAGACCTTCGATGCCAGGTCGATGTCGAAGAGGAAGCGCCACAGCGCGGCGTTCGCCGCGGGGTCGAGCGCCTCCAGGTCCCGCAGCACGACCGTGGCGTCGGAACCGGCCCATTTCCACTCCGGCTTGAAGTGGAACCGGGCATACCCCACCACATCGCCCGCACGCTCGGCCAGTACGCACCGCAGCGGCGACGCGCCGTCCCGGTCGCTCTCCGGGTCGAGCAGCGGCATCCGGTCCCAGTGCGGCCTGCGGGCGAGCATCCCGGGCCGGGCCGGCACGTTCCGCGCGTACACCGTCTCGCAGGCGTCCCGCACGTCCGCCGGCGCGGCGGACCGCAGCCGTACGTCGTCCGTCCCGGGCGGCACCTCCAGCCGCACCCGCGCCGTGTCGATCTCCGCGGCCAGCTGCTGTGTTGCCGCGCCGTACCCGAAACGTCCGTAGATCGCTGGCTCGGAAGCGGTGAGCAGCGCGAGCGGCTCGCCCCATTCCCGCACGTCGTAGAGCTGGCGCCGCATCATCTCGGTCAGGACGCCGCGCCGCCGGTGCGTCGCCGCGACGCTCACCAGGCTCACACCGGCCGCGGGCACCAGCGCGCCGCCCGGCACGGACAGCCGGAAGGAGAACGCGCTCGCCGTGCCGACGCACTGCTGCCCGTCCCAGACGCCGAGGCTGCGGGCCGGCTCGGTCACCGCGCGGTCGAACGCCCGCTCCTCCGCACTCTCGGGCACACCCCCGAAGGCGAGCTCGACCGCCTCGAACCAGTCGTCCCACTCACTCGCACGCAACACGCGTAATTCGGTGGTCATATGCCATGCCTACCAGGCCACCGGCATTCGAGCGACCCAATTTCGAACACAATGTCACAGGGGTCCCCCTGCGGAGGAGCGGCGGGGATGGATAGGGTCCACCGCAATGGCAGCTGGAGTGGGAACCGAATCGTTCTCGGCACGGACGCGCAAGTCGGCGCACCGGGCCCGGATCGCGCTGCGCAAATCCGGCGTCGACTACTTCCGGGGAGACGGCTCGGACTGGATCGCCCTGGCCGGCCTGCTGCTGACGGTCCCGGCGATCGTCCTCGGCACGATCGTGTCGCCGGTCTGGTGCGCGCCGGCCATGCTCGTGCTGCCGATCGTGGCCGGCGGCCTGCTGCTGCGCCCCGCAAGCCTGCTCGGCCTGTACGCCGCGGCCGCCGGCGGGCTGATCGTCGAGTCGGTCGCGCTCGGCCCCTACGCGGGGGGCCCGGCCACGGTCACCCCCGGCACCGTCCTCACGGTCGCGGCCTGCGGCTTCTTCGGCCTGATCATCGCCCAGTTCCGGGCCAGGGTCGGCGTTCCGTGGCGACGCGGCGGCACGATGCTCTTCGACCTGCGCGAACGCATCCGGGTACAGAGCGCGCTGCCCCGCCTGCCGAAGAACTGGCACAGCGAGATGGCCCTGCGCCCGGCGGGCGGCCAGTCCTTCTCCGGCGACTTCGTGGTCGCGGCCCGCACGAACGGCGGCCGCACCCTGGAGGTCGTACTCACCGACGTGTCGGGCAAGGGCATGGACGCCGCCTCGCGTGCCCTGCTCCTGTCCGGCGCGTTCGGCGGACTGCTGGGCTCGCTCCCGCCGCACGGCTTCCTCCCCGCCGCCAACGGCTACCTGCTGCGCCAGGACTGGGAGGAGGGTTTCGCGACCTCCATCCACCTGGTCCTGGACCTGGACTCCGGCGACTACGAACTCCTGTCGGCGGGTCACCTCCCCGCTCTCCAGCTGCACGCGGGCAGCGGACGCTGGGAGGAGAAGTCCGGCGAGGGCCCGCTGCTCGGTGTGTACGACGGCGCCCAGTTCGACTCCTGCAAGGGCTCGCTGGAGCCCGGCGACGTACTGATGCTGTTCACCGACGGCCTGGTGGAGGCGTCGGGCCGGGACATCGCGGAAGGCATCGACCGCCTGACCGGCGAGGCCGACCGTTACGTGTCCTGCGGCTTCCAGGGCGCCGCGTGGCACCTGATCGAAGCGGTGGCGAAGGACGTCAACGACGACCGCGCGCTCCTCCTGATCTGCCACGACGCGTAACCGGCCCCGGTCCCGGTCCGTACAGCCCCGGTCCGAGTCCGTACCGCCCTGGTTCCAGTCCGTACAGTCGGACCATGCCGAATCTGACACTGGCCGAGGTCGAGGCCGTGGCCCGGGCCGCGCACGCCACCCAGACCGACAAGGCCGGCCGCCCGTACACCGAGCATCTCGCCGCCGTCGCCGAGGGCGTCCGCGCGCGGGGCGGCTCCGAGGAGCAGATCGCCGCGGCCTGGCTGCACGACGCGGTCGAGGACGGCGCACTGTCGGCGGGGTGGCTGGCGGCGGCGGAACTTCCGCAGGCCACCAAGGACATGGTGCTCGCGGTGACCAAGCGCCCGGGGGAGGACCTGCGCGCGTACACCCGGCGCGTCCTCGCGACGCCCGGAGCGCTCCTGGTCAAGGAGGCGGACCTCGCACACAACGCGGACCCCGGCCGTCTCGCCGTACTCGACGAGGCGACCAGGGCCCGGCTCACGCTCAAATACGCGGAGGTACACCGTCTCCTAGGACTGGAACCCCGGCCCGGGACCGCTGCCCGGACCGCCTCCCTCTAGGAGGCCCTGATCAGCGAACGGCGCTCCCGCTGCCGGGCGTTCTCGACCGGATCGCGGCGAAAGGCCCAGTTCATCTCGGGCTCCATCGCCCAGCGGAACATCCGCCGCACGAACGGGGTGCAGAGCAGCGTGACCGCGACGGCGATCGCGACGGTCACGAAGATCTCGCCGAGCGGCGTCGAGAGCCACGGGTACGTCTCGAACAGGTTGGCGTAGCCCGCGCCCTTCACCAGGAAGCCGTGCAGCAGGTATCCGCCGAGGGTGCCGGCGCCGAGCACCGTGAACCACATCCTGCGGCCCGGGACCCAGGCCAGGAAGCAGGCCGTCAGGATCAGCGA is part of the Streptomyces agglomeratus genome and encodes:
- a CDS encoding biotin transporter BioY gives rise to the protein MSTVAATARPGAVLADLLPSTTTAARAFARDAALVLGGAALTGIAAQIAVPVPGSPVPVTGQTFAALLVGTAVGARRGFLSLALYALVGMAGVPWFAGGTSGAGGASFGYVLGMLLAATVVGALARRGGDRSVLRTAGTMVLGSALIYAIGVPYLALSTGMSLSAAVAVGLVPFLIGDALKAALAMGALPTAWKLVDRG
- a CDS encoding amino acid permease; this translates as MSAQPTLAKAGGNPVQPGNPQSSDGLQAGLKNRHLSMIAIGGVIGAGLFVGSSGGIAAAGPAILLSYTLVGALVVFVMRMLGEMAAANPTSGSFSAYADRALGRWAGFSIGWLYWFFWVVVLAVEATAGAKILEGWIPAVPQWGWALIVMVVLTATNLVSVSSYGEFEFWFAGIKVVAIGGFVVIGLLAVFGVLPGSDNPGTGFAHLTDSGGFFPHGPGAILTGVLMVVFSFMGSEIVTLAAGESSDPQRAVTKATNSVIWRIGVFYLGSIFVVLTLLPWNDKSILKDGSYVAALNSIGIPHAGQIMNVIVLTAVLSCLNSGLYTASRMAFSLGQRGDAPKSFAVTNKQGVPTAAILSSVAFGFVAVFFNYKWPDTVFAFLLNSSGAVALFVWLVICFTQLRMRGIILREAPENLIVKMWLFPYLTWATAAMITFVIVYMAFDDAAREQVLLSLLVAAVVVGIAFVREKLRRGREANGLAGVETVETVEK
- a CDS encoding Fpg/Nei family DNA glycosylase, giving the protein MPEGHTIHRLADDHRARFLGTPVRVTSPQGKFADSAALLDGAGLNAADAHGKHLFLGFEDTGWVHIHLGLFGKLGFGAAPAPPPTDTVRLRLVNADHYADLRGPTTCALITDGEKQAIHDRLGPDPLRPDAAPDKAWQRVSRSRTTIAALLMDQKVVAGVGNVYRAEVLFRHGIDPYRAGRDLTRREWDAIWEDLAVLMREGVRNNRIDTVRPAHMPEAMGRPPRVDDHGGEVYVYRRANLPCHICGGEIRTAGLAARNLFWCPGCQG
- a CDS encoding GNAT family N-acetyltransferase, whose amino-acid sequence is MTTELRVLRASEWDDWFEAVELAFGGVPESAEERAFDRAVTEPARSLGVWDGQQCVGTASAFSFRLSVPGGALVPAAGVSLVSVAATHRRRGVLTEMMRRQLYDVREWGEPLALLTASEPAIYGRFGYGAATQQLAAEIDTARVRLEVPPGTDDVRLRSAAPADVRDACETVYARNVPARPGMLARRPHWDRMPLLDPESDRDGASPLRCVLAERAGDVVGYARFHFKPEWKWAGSDATVVLRDLEALDPAANAALWRFLFDIDLASKVWVRNRPVDDAWQHLVSDIRRCDVRVRDSLYVRLVGLGAALEARAYQAPVDVVFEVADAFCPWNEGRWRLTGDAKGGASCKRTDEAADLALSVRELGAAYLGGVSLASLAAAGRVRELRPGALAEASQAFGAGVAPWLPHGF
- a CDS encoding PP2C family protein-serine/threonine phosphatase, with protein sequence MAAGVGTESFSARTRKSAHRARIALRKSGVDYFRGDGSDWIALAGLLLTVPAIVLGTIVSPVWCAPAMLVLPIVAGGLLLRPASLLGLYAAAAGGLIVESVALGPYAGGPATVTPGTVLTVAACGFFGLIIAQFRARVGVPWRRGGTMLFDLRERIRVQSALPRLPKNWHSEMALRPAGGQSFSGDFVVAARTNGGRTLEVVLTDVSGKGMDAASRALLLSGAFGGLLGSLPPHGFLPAANGYLLRQDWEEGFATSIHLVLDLDSGDYELLSAGHLPALQLHAGSGRWEEKSGEGPLLGVYDGAQFDSCKGSLEPGDVLMLFTDGLVEASGRDIAEGIDRLTGEADRYVSCGFQGAAWHLIEAVAKDVNDDRALLLICHDA
- a CDS encoding HD domain-containing protein → MPNLTLAEVEAVARAAHATQTDKAGRPYTEHLAAVAEGVRARGGSEEQIAAAWLHDAVEDGALSAGWLAAAELPQATKDMVLAVTKRPGEDLRAYTRRVLATPGALLVKEADLAHNADPGRLAVLDEATRARLTLKYAEVHRLLGLEPRPGTAARTASL